In Solanum pennellii chromosome 3, SPENNV200, a single window of DNA contains:
- the LOC107014462 gene encoding aspartic protease inhibitor 8-like, whose amino-acid sequence MNMMKCLFLLCLCLFPIVVFSSSFTSQNPIELPSASPKPKPVLDTNGNELNPNSSYRIISTAWGALGGDVYLGRSPRSSAPCPDGVFRYNSDVGTIGTPVRFIPLSGGILEDQLMNIQFRIATVKLCVSYTIWKAGNLNPYYRAVLLETGGSIGQVDSSYFKIVKSSTIGYNLLYCHITRPVLCAKVGVINQDGRRRLALFNENPLGVYFKKV is encoded by the coding sequence ATGAATATGATGAagtgtttatttttgttatgtttgtGTTTGTTTCCCATTGTGGTGTTTTCATCAAGTTTCACTTCCCAAAATCCCATTGAATTACCGAGTGCTTCTCCTAAACCTAAGCCAGTACTTGACACAAATGGTAACGAACTTAATCCTAATTCGAGCTATCGCATTATTTCCACAGCGTGGGGTGCGTTAGGTGGTGATGTATACCTAGGTAGATCCCCAAGATCATCTGCCCCTTGTCCAGATGGTGTGTTTCGTTACAATTCTGATGTTGGAACTATCGGTACACCCGTTAGATTCATTCCTTTATCTGGAGGTATACTTGAAGATCAACTAATGAACATACAATTCAGAATTGCAACAGTGAAATTGTGTGTTAGTTATACAATTTGGAAAGCCGGTAATTTAAATCCATATTATAGGGCGGTGTTGTTGGAGACGGGAGGAAGCATAGGACAAGTAGATAGCAGTTATTTCAAGAttgttaaatcatcaacaattgGTTACAACTTACTCTACTGCCATATTACTCGTCCCGTTCTCTGTGCAAAAGTGGGTGTAATTAATCAAGATGGAAGAAGGCGTTTGGCTCTTTTCAACGAAAATCCTCTTGGTGTCTACTTCAAGAAAGTCtag